The following proteins are encoded in a genomic region of Gossypium hirsutum isolate 1008001.06 chromosome D05, Gossypium_hirsutum_v2.1, whole genome shotgun sequence:
- the LOC107906251 gene encoding lysM domain receptor-like kinase 4 — translation MIYALFLIWVAVSSSSAQQFYDPSGCSSDTSNQGSRYTCDSAQQPCRTFLVFRANQHFGHQNLLNISALFQVESDELLDLNNIASPLETLKRGREVLVPINCSCSGEYFQASLSYIVSERTSFPEIACGVFEGLLKSLTLLQENPSQGTDVETGVKLDVPLRCACPGGFARFNGVKYLVTYPILEGDGITPLSMKFSIAPEDLLAANHLEPKSTVYPNTTVLVPLKSDPVINLNVPDSPPPTPGFLPTITVEKTKNTKLRKLYIAGSVVGFFLIVVALLACGFYVKAVKKWKGERLQSFTDRNSVLSCSTARSSPRSGQTGRSSTNSCLSPDLLAGIKFSLYNYGIEDIKRATNDFNEDTNKIGEQVYRGLIDNESVMIKQMRFEDTRQVIDMHSKINHVNIVSLHGVCYGENDFAWSYLIFELPTNGCLRNCLSNQANRLSWRRRTQIAFDVATILHYLHYCIFPSYAHMSVNSRNIYVTSKWRAKLANIGSTLAISASTMNDKVVTVNGLVAPQNPMNEAASVKVDVFAFGVVLLELISGKEAAQGTFLKDSIRFLGGGANEGGCFEQLRSFIDPCLKNEYLIAEALCLAILAKACLEDDPLRRPSMDDILKVLGRMV, via the coding sequence ATGATTTATGCCTTGTTTCTCATCTGGGTTGCTGTCAGTTCAAGCTCTGCTCAACAGTTTTATGACCCATCTGGTTGTTCTTCCGATACCAGTAATCAAGGTTCAAGGTACACCTGCGATTCTGCCCAACAGCCATGCAGAACATTCTTAGTTTTCAGAGCCAACCAACATTTCGGACACCAGAACCTGCTGAATATCTCTGCCTTGTTTCAGGTCGAATCTGACGAGTTGCTAGACTTGAACAACATAGCTTCACCTTTAGAAACTCTGAAACGAGGTAGAGAAGTTCTTGTCCCAATAAACTGTTCGTGTTCTGGAGAATACTTTCAGGCTAGTTTAAGCTACATAGTCTCTGAAAGAACATCATTTCCAGAGATTGCTTGTGGAGTGTTCGAAGGGTTATTGAAATCCTTAACGCTGCTCCAGGAAAACCCATCTCAAGGGACTGATGTCGAGACTGGTGTTAAGCTTGATGTTCCTTTGAGATGTGCCTGTCCTGGTGGTTTTGCTCGTTTTAATGGAGtgaaatatcttgtaacataccCTATCCTGGAAGGAGATGGAATAACCCCATTAAGCATGAAGTTTAGCATCGCTCCTGAAGATTTATTGGCGGCTAACCATTTGGAACCCAAGTCGACTGTTTATCCCAACACAACTGTTTTAGTTCCTTTGAAATCAGATCCTGTAATAAACCTCAACGTACCAGATTCTCCACCTCCAACTCCAGGTTTTCTTCCCACCATCACAGTTGAAAAAACAAAGAATACAAAATTGAGGAAATTGTATATTGCAGGATCAGTTGTTGGGTTTTTCCTGATTGTTGTAGCATTGCTTGCTTGTGGGTTTTATGTGAAGGCCGTAAAGAAATGGAAGGGAGAGAGACTACAGTCTTTTACAGATAGAAACTCTGTACTCTCTTGCTCAACTGCCCGAAGCTCTCCTCGATCCGGACAAACTGGTAGAAGCTCTACAAATTCTTGTTTATCACCTGATCTTCTAGCCGGGATTAAATTTTCTTTGTACAACTATGGCATAGAAGATATAAAAAGAGCTACAAATGACTTCAATGAAGATACCAATAAGATTGGAGAGCAAGTCTACAGGGGATTGATTGACAATGAAAGTGTAATGATCAAGCAGATGAGATTTGAAGACACCCGCCAGGTTATAGATATGCATTCTAAGATAAATCACGTTAATATTGTGAGCCTCCATGGTGTTTGTTATGGTGAAAATGACTTTGCCTGGTCATATCTGAtttttgaactccctaccaatgGCTGCTTAAGGAACTGTTTGTCGAATCAGGCTAATCGGCTCAGCTGGCGTCGAAGGACTCAAATAGCTTTTGATGTAGCAACCATTTTGCATTACTTACATTACTGTATTTTCCCTTCGTACGCTCATATGAGTGTAAATAGCAGGAATATTTACGTGACATCGAAATGGAGGGCAAAGCTAGCAAATATCGGATCGACTCTTGCTATCAGCGCATCGACAATGAATGACAAGGTTGTTACTGTCAATGGGTTGGTTGCACCACAGAATCCCATGAATGAAGCGGCATCAGTGAAAGTGGATGTTTTTGCATTTGGGGTTGTTTTGCTTGAGCTCATCTCAGGGAAAGAGGCCGCTCAAGGAACTTTCCTTAAAGATTCAATTCGATTTTTGGGAGGGGGAGCCAATGAAGGAGGTTGTTTTGAGCAATTGAGGAGTTTCATCGATCCATGTCTGAAAAATGAATATCTGATAGCTGAAGCTTTATGTTTAGCAATTTTAGCCAAGGCTTGCTTAGAGGATGACCCTCTCAGAAGGCCATCCATGGATGATATCCTCAAAGTTCTTGGAAGAATGGTGTAA
- the LOC121217678 gene encoding alpha carbonic anhydrase 7: protein MEKLPTQFFVCSFFILLALHPFSVRSQEVEDESEFDYGANSTKGPARWGEIHAEWGACSNGTMQSPIDMSNERVNIVSHLGRLKKSYKPSNATLRNRGHDMMLRWEDEAGAIEIKGTEYVLHQCHWHSPSEHTINGRRYDLELHMVHESADGKVAVIGIMFKIGRQDSFLSLLMDHLEAITDITDRERAVGVIDPRHIKFGSRKYYRYIGSLTIPPCTENVVWSIVRKVRTVTREQVRFLRVAVHDEWDSNARPLQSINKRSIQLFRPDDKVEN from the exons ATGGAAAAGCTACCAACCCAGTTCTTTGTTTGCAGTTTCTTCATTCTTCTTGCCTTGCATCCATTCTCGGTAAGATCTCAAGAAGTCG AGGATGAAAGTGAGTTTGATTATGGAGCAAATAGTACGAAAGGGCCAGCAAGATGGGGAGAGATTCATGCAGAATGGGGTGCTTGTAGCAATGGGACCATGCAATCTCCCATTGATATGTCCAATGAAAGAGTTAACATTGTTTCCCATTTAGGGAGGCTTAAGAAAAGCTACAAGCCCAGCAATGCCACTTTACGAAACAGGGGCCATGATATGATG TTGAGATGGGAAGATGAAGCAGGAGCTATAGAGATAAAGGGTACAGAGTATGTACTCCACCAGTGCCATTGGCACTCACCTTCCGAGCACACTATCAACGGAAGGAG GTATGATTTAGAGCTACACATGGTTCATGAAAGTGCAGATGGCAAGGTTGCTGTAATAGGTATCATGTTCAAGATTGGAAGACAAGATTCTTTCCTGTCACTA TTGATGGATCATTTAGAAGCCATTACTGATATCACAGACAGAGAGAGAGCGGTGGGGGTGATCGATCCaaggcacattaaatttggcagtAGAAAATATTACAGATACATCGGCTCTCTTACAATTCCTCCTTGTACTGAAAACGTGGTGTGGAGCATTGTCAGAAAG GTGAGGACTGTAACCAGGGAGCAAGTGAGATTTCTTCGTGTGGCTGTTCATGAT GAGTGGGATAGTAATGCAAGACCGCTTCAATCAATAAATAAACGATCAATTCAACTCTTTAGACCAGACGATAAGGTTGAGAATTAG